Proteins encoded within one genomic window of Armatimonadota bacterium:
- a CDS encoding branched-chain amino acid ABC transporter permease has product MNPSAILASPRPRTRIRAWMPAGLTGVAALLPLGLRSVAHQNLLVLIAINIILVASLDLLIGQTGLISLGHAGFWGVGAYTSALLVMRGGLPFPLALLGAAAAAAVAGLFIGYPSLRLRGHYFALVTFVFGIILTLLFTSLVRLTRGPMGLPGIPFAKIHLPGLGTYTLNTFQSKVGYYYLVLVVVVFVLWVRSRVARSRMGRALVAIREDEDLAMTVGVVTHRYKVLVFVVSTTFAGLAGSLYAHYTTFLSPEIFTFVASFDLFVMNLVGGAGTPAGPLVGPILLTVLRDILRNLSPVLAEIVFGIFLIASIAFLPRGLVGGWRDLMARWPT; this is encoded by the coding sequence GTGAACCCTAGCGCCATCCTGGCCTCCCCCCGGCCGCGCACCCGCATCCGTGCGTGGATGCCGGCCGGTCTCACAGGCGTGGCGGCCCTTCTGCCGCTGGGGTTGCGGAGCGTGGCGCACCAGAACCTGCTGGTCCTCATCGCCATCAACATCATCCTGGTGGCGAGCCTCGATCTCCTCATCGGGCAAACCGGGCTGATCTCCCTGGGCCATGCGGGCTTCTGGGGGGTCGGAGCCTACACATCTGCGCTGCTGGTGATGCGCGGCGGGTTGCCTTTCCCCCTCGCCCTCCTCGGTGCAGCGGCAGCCGCAGCGGTTGCGGGGCTCTTCATCGGCTACCCTTCGCTGCGGCTGCGGGGACACTACTTCGCGCTGGTCACCTTCGTTTTCGGCATCATCCTCACCCTTCTGTTCACGAGTTTGGTGCGGCTGACCAGAGGTCCGATGGGCCTGCCGGGGATCCCATTCGCGAAGATCCACCTGCCCGGACTCGGTACCTACACCCTCAACACCTTCCAGTCCAAGGTCGGGTACTACTACCTCGTCCTGGTAGTTGTCGTCTTCGTGCTCTGGGTGCGCAGCCGCGTTGCTCGGTCGCGGATGGGGAGGGCTCTGGTGGCCATCCGGGAGGACGAGGACCTGGCCATGACGGTGGGCGTTGTCACCCACAGGTACAAGGTCCTTGTCTTCGTGGTCAGCACGACTTTCGCCGGTCTTGCGGGCTCGCTCTACGCGCACTACACGACGTTTCTTAGCCCGGAGATCTTCACGTTTGTTGCTTCCTTCGACCTCTTCGTCATGAACCTGGTGGGTGGCGCCGGCACACCGGCGGGACCGCTGGTGGGTCCGATCCTCCTCACCGTCCTGCGCGATATACTGCGCAACCTCTCACCGGTGCTGGCAGAGATCGTCTTCGGCATCTTCCTCATCGCCAGCATTGCGTTCCTCCCGAGAGGTCTCGTGGGTGGGTGGAGGGACCTGATGGCTAGGTGGCCCACGTGA
- a CDS encoding branched-chain amino acid ABC transporter permease yields the protein MTTTDAATFLQYAVNGLFLSGLYALVALGLTLIFGVMHVADFAQGALYMLGAYVSFFFTRLVGSYFLSIPLAMLLIAGLGVLNDAVVYRPLHRHGGATTFIAALGILLILQNAALWAFGGDFRLIHSPFGDAKLEISGVIVTYHQLFVMVATAILIGSVWIFLRHTKPGKALRATAQNPEAARLVGISGERIALLAFAVAGSLAGAAGALVSPMRAFDPHIGAVVILKSFAIVIFGGMGSVPGAIVGALIIGLAETFTAAYLAAEFADLVAFALMILILFLRPQGLLGRPAAT from the coding sequence GTGACGACGACGGACGCAGCGACGTTCCTGCAGTACGCGGTCAACGGCCTCTTCCTCAGCGGCCTCTACGCCCTGGTGGCGTTGGGCCTCACGCTGATCTTTGGCGTGATGCACGTGGCCGATTTTGCCCAGGGTGCGCTCTACATGCTGGGTGCCTACGTTTCCTTCTTCTTCACCCGTCTGGTGGGGAGCTACTTCCTCTCAATCCCGCTAGCCATGCTCCTCATCGCGGGCCTGGGTGTCCTGAACGACGCTGTAGTCTATCGACCGTTGCATCGGCACGGCGGCGCGACGACCTTCATCGCCGCTCTGGGGATCCTCCTGATTCTGCAGAACGCTGCGCTCTGGGCGTTCGGAGGTGACTTTCGTCTCATCCATTCCCCGTTCGGTGACGCCAAGCTGGAGATAAGCGGCGTCATTGTGACCTACCACCAGCTTTTCGTCATGGTGGCCACCGCAATTCTGATCGGCTCGGTGTGGATCTTCCTCCGGCATACCAAGCCCGGCAAGGCCCTACGGGCGACCGCCCAGAATCCCGAAGCGGCGCGGCTGGTGGGCATCAGCGGGGAGCGCATAGCGCTGCTGGCCTTTGCCGTGGCGGGATCGCTGGCAGGTGCCGCTGGCGCCCTTGTCTCTCCCATGCGGGCGTTCGACCCTCACATCGGCGCGGTAGTCATCCTCAAGTCCTTCGCCATCGTCATCTTCGGTGGTATGGGGAGCGTCCCCGGAGCGATCGTGGGGGCCCTCATCATCGGCCTGGCTGAGACCTTCACCGCCGCATATCTGGCGGCGGAGTTCGCCGACCTGGTCGCTTTTGCCCTGATGATCCTTATCCTCTTCCTCCGCCCCCAGGGTCTGCTGGGGCGCCCGGCGGCGACCTGA
- a CDS encoding ABC transporter substrate-binding protein → MLVAVVLTAGLSPGAAAPLPDRVTIGFALPLTGAAAREGTESREGAEVAAKIINDAGGVRVGNQRVRMELVFEDDRCSPAGGTEAANRLVARRVDFAAGSFCSSAALAMQPIFAQAGIPQVIYAFATDLTGAAREKANAVLSVRLGPQAKVEMAPLAKYAAMVNNHRRFFAMAQNTDFGRSMITEFRATLERLGGRFVAEPEFYAFPGTTDFRTLLTKARGSGADAIVAIGLVGEMIGISLQFRELGLTQGFYGSDLLEDVAYQEAVGARANGFFFPWVYDDGVDPRRFTRTEPETMARTMSLTFLNNFKKRATRNNGWGWGTIYLLQQAIERAGTTEASAVVRRILSGEKFELPLGSYGFLSCGQADVRVGVGTYAEGRRTLLVDREFSGKPPVVLTSADLCPRR, encoded by the coding sequence GTGCTGGTTGCCGTCGTGCTGACGGCTGGCCTGAGCCCGGGGGCTGCAGCGCCACTGCCGGACCGCGTGACCATCGGGTTTGCCCTGCCGCTCACCGGAGCGGCAGCACGCGAGGGCACCGAGTCCCGGGAAGGCGCTGAGGTCGCAGCCAAGATTATTAACGATGCCGGCGGGGTCCGCGTGGGCAACCAGCGCGTGCGAATGGAGCTGGTGTTTGAAGACGACCGCTGCAGCCCTGCGGGTGGGACCGAGGCGGCCAACCGCCTGGTAGCCCGGCGGGTAGATTTCGCTGCCGGTAGCTTCTGCAGCTCAGCGGCCCTGGCGATGCAGCCGATCTTCGCCCAGGCCGGCATTCCGCAGGTGATCTACGCCTTCGCCACGGACCTGACCGGCGCGGCGAGGGAAAAGGCCAACGCCGTCCTCTCCGTCCGTCTGGGCCCGCAGGCCAAGGTGGAGATGGCACCGCTGGCCAAATATGCCGCCATGGTGAACAACCACCGGCGTTTCTTCGCCATGGCCCAGAACACCGACTTCGGGAGGTCGATGATCACCGAGTTCCGTGCGACGTTGGAGCGGCTGGGCGGACGCTTCGTGGCCGAGCCGGAGTTCTACGCCTTCCCCGGGACGACGGACTTCCGGACGCTCCTGACCAAGGCGCGCGGCTCTGGGGCTGACGCCATCGTGGCCATCGGTCTCGTGGGGGAGATGATCGGCATCTCCCTGCAGTTCCGCGAACTGGGGCTGACCCAGGGATTCTACGGCAGCGATCTGCTGGAGGATGTGGCCTACCAGGAGGCGGTAGGGGCACGCGCCAACGGCTTCTTCTTTCCGTGGGTCTATGACGACGGCGTGGACCCGCGGCGGTTCACCCGTACCGAACCCGAGACTATGGCCCGGACGATGAGCCTCACGTTCCTCAATAACTTCAAGAAGCGGGCCACCCGAAACAACGGCTGGGGGTGGGGCACCATTTACCTCTTACAGCAGGCCATCGAGCGCGCGGGCACTACGGAGGCTTCAGCGGTCGTGCGCCGCATCCTCTCCGGGGAGAAGTTTGAGCTGCCGCTAGGGTCGTACGGATTTCTCTCCTGCGGCCAGGCAGACGTGCGGGTCGGGGTCGGCACGTACGCGGAAGGGAGGCGGACGCTGCTGGTGGACAGGGAGTTCTCTGGGAAGCCACCGGTGGTGCTGACGTCGGCGGACCTCTGCCCCCGGCGCTAG
- a CDS encoding ABC transporter ATP-binding protein, translating to MSPHGGPNSSSPPQRPPLLALRELTVYYGRVRALQEISLDVGAGEIVAILGSNGAGKSTTLRAISGLVHPREGSITFHGRDITRLPAEAIVRLGIAHCPEGRKLFPEMTVLENLEMGAYTRNRDLSADLERTYALFPLLRERRQQRAGSLSGGEQQMLAIARALMAQPALLLLDEPSMGLAPYVVREVARAIRALNEAGVTLLLVEQNVEVALRLAHRAYVLENGRIVLAGSAQELSGNVLVRRAYIGS from the coding sequence ATGTCACCTCACGGCGGGCCTAACTCCTCCTCGCCTCCGCAGCGACCGCCGCTACTGGCGCTGCGGGAGCTCACGGTCTACTACGGTCGTGTCCGTGCGCTCCAGGAGATCTCCCTCGACGTGGGGGCGGGGGAGATCGTCGCCATCCTCGGCAGCAACGGCGCGGGGAAGTCCACCACGCTGCGAGCAATCTCAGGTCTCGTCCACCCCCGCGAAGGGAGCATCACCTTCCATGGCCGCGACATCACCCGGCTCCCTGCTGAGGCCATCGTGCGCCTGGGCATTGCCCATTGCCCTGAGGGGCGCAAGCTCTTCCCTGAGATGACCGTTCTGGAGAACCTGGAGATGGGGGCCTATACCCGTAACAGAGACCTCTCCGCCGACCTGGAACGCACCTACGCGCTCTTTCCCCTCCTGCGGGAACGGCGACAGCAGCGAGCCGGCAGCCTCTCGGGCGGAGAGCAGCAGATGCTTGCCATAGCCCGGGCCCTGATGGCCCAACCGGCCCTGCTTTTGCTGGACGAGCCCTCCATGGGCCTGGCTCCCTACGTGGTGCGGGAGGTGGCTAGGGCCATCCGCGCCCTCAACGAGGCAGGCGTGACTCTCTTGTTGGTCGAGCAGAACGTGGAGGTGGCCCTCCGCCTGGCACACCGAGCTTACGTATTGGAGAACGGCCGCATCGTGCTTGCCGGATCCGCACAGGAGCTGAGCGGCAATGTGCTGGTCAGGCGCGCCTACATTGGTTCCTGA
- a CDS encoding isoprenylcysteine carboxylmethyltransferase family protein, producing the protein MATSSREQDMQIEDRLTGRTMANAVAFGGAALAVAFLFIGAGHSLILLTQGRMHDDMLVISRGRWGLVVGSVAVFLAFLGLIPVRLRRDWRTHGIYAAFVVSLFAEMFGFPLTAYFLSTALGLTLFERQFMLYMYRVGMPLGSIVSAVGVLLVVLGWREVYRARGSLATGGVYRYLRHPQYLGVLLVTAGWLVHWPTLPGLVMWPVLLVLYYRLSRREEAYLAQEFGDAYRAYASRTPMLLPVRLRAATHRANRR; encoded by the coding sequence GTGGCTACGTCATCCAGGGAGCAGGACATGCAGATCGAGGACCGTCTGACCGGAAGGACGATGGCCAACGCTGTGGCGTTTGGCGGTGCTGCGCTGGCGGTCGCCTTTCTGTTCATTGGTGCGGGGCACTCGCTGATCCTGCTGACGCAGGGACGAATGCATGACGACATGCTGGTCATCTCCCGGGGCCGCTGGGGCCTTGTCGTCGGCTCGGTGGCGGTCTTCCTGGCCTTCCTGGGGCTGATCCCGGTGCGGCTGCGGCGGGACTGGCGCACCCACGGCATCTACGCCGCCTTCGTCGTCTCCCTGTTCGCCGAGATGTTCGGGTTTCCGCTGACGGCCTACTTTCTGTCCACGGCTCTCGGCCTGACGCTCTTCGAGCGCCAGTTCATGCTCTACATGTATCGGGTCGGGATGCCCCTGGGGTCGATCGTCAGCGCTGTGGGCGTGCTTCTGGTTGTGCTCGGCTGGCGGGAGGTCTACCGCGCCCGGGGATCGCTGGCGACGGGCGGGGTCTACCGCTACCTGCGCCATCCGCAGTACCTGGGCGTCCTGCTGGTGACGGCCGGGTGGCTGGTCCACTGGCCTACTCTTCCGGGACTGGTGATGTGGCCGGTCCTGTTGGTCCTGTACTACCGTCTCTCCCGGCGCGAGGAGGCCTATCTGGCCCAGGAGTTCGGCGACGCCTACCGGGCATATGCCAGCCGGACCCCCATGCTCCTGCCCGTCCGGCTGCGCGCCGCGACTCACCGGGCGAATCGCCGATGA
- a CDS encoding sugar kinase, which produces MKPEVVTAGDAMLRRSPEVVTIGETMLRFTPESGQSLEQADTYRVDAGGAESNVAVALARLGRRSAWISCLPSTPLGRRIASRIASHGVDISRVIWTPQGRLGLWFLEPPVPPRPGRAYYDRAGSAFSQIDPDEVDWAFVRSARWLHLTGITPALSAGCRALVGRALDEVAGTALTVSFDVNYRARLWPPEQAREVLEPVLHRVEVIFCPLRDARTVFGETAEAEEVASRWAQRYGARVVVITAGEAGAVAFDGSLHRVARRYPVQAVDPVGRGDAFVAGFIGGYLEGGTPTALEWAAALAALKQTYAGDLVWCTREDLLDVIVQGDDGIRR; this is translated from the coding sequence GTGAAGCCAGAGGTCGTCACGGCCGGCGATGCCATGCTCCGCCGCTCCCCGGAGGTCGTCACCATCGGTGAGACCATGCTCCGCTTTACCCCGGAGTCCGGACAGAGCCTGGAGCAGGCTGACACTTACCGGGTGGACGCTGGCGGGGCCGAGTCCAACGTGGCCGTGGCGCTGGCGCGCCTGGGCCGGCGGAGCGCTTGGATCTCCTGCCTGCCTTCCACCCCTCTGGGCCGACGCATCGCCTCCCGCATCGCCAGCCATGGAGTGGACATCTCGCGCGTGATCTGGACTCCCCAGGGCAGGCTCGGGCTCTGGTTCCTGGAGCCCCCTGTGCCCCCGCGTCCAGGCCGGGCCTACTACGACCGCGCAGGATCTGCGTTCAGCCAGATCGACCCCGACGAGGTGGACTGGGCCTTCGTCCGCTCAGCGCGCTGGCTCCACCTGACGGGGATCACCCCGGCCCTCAGCGCCGGTTGCCGCGCGCTGGTAGGGCGGGCGCTCGACGAGGTTGCCGGCACGGCGCTCACCGTCTCCTTCGACGTGAATTACCGGGCTCGGCTGTGGCCGCCGGAGCAGGCGCGGGAGGTCCTGGAGCCGGTGCTGCACCGTGTGGAGGTCATCTTCTGTCCCCTGCGGGACGCCCGCACTGTGTTCGGCGAGACCGCTGAGGCTGAGGAGGTGGCCTCCCGGTGGGCACAGCGGTATGGCGCCCGCGTGGTGGTGATCACGGCGGGGGAGGCGGGTGCCGTGGCCTTTGACGGATCCCTGCACCGGGTGGCCAGGCGCTATCCGGTGCAGGCCGTCGACCCGGTGGGGAGAGGAGACGCCTTCGTCGCCGGCTTCATCGGCGGCTATCTGGAAGGCGGCACGCCCACGGCGCTGGAATGGGCTGCGGCCCTGGCGGCGCTCAAACAGACCTACGCCGGCGACCTGGTCTGGTGCACCCGGGAGGACCTGCTGGACGTGATCGTGCAGGGGGATGACGGGATTCGCAGGTAG
- a CDS encoding dihydrodipicolinate synthase family protein, producing MFDRMKREAMFDRTKLRGVVVPAVTPFEDDGCTVSEPGVHQLVEFLVEQGIHGIFVAGTTGEAPALDDLQWRRLVQAASKALRGRVPLLAGVIAPTTALAAARARQAADLGADVVVATTPYYYLPTQRELLGHFQAIARATPLPVLLYNIPQNTKVPIGLAACRELAGLGQIVGLKDSAGNVTEFRQAVTALRAGGRDFRMFLGTDHLTDVAVLVGAQGTVPSLGNVAGRELVAAFEAAEAGDWARSARHQERAAALARIYDVRGEIHQTGIIVGLKCALTLLGIPAGPPAPPALPPTGEEVRQVEAILREGGLLP from the coding sequence ATGTTCGACCGGATGAAGAGGGAAGCGATGTTCGACCGGACGAAGCTGCGCGGCGTCGTCGTTCCCGCGGTGACCCCCTTCGAGGACGACGGGTGCACCGTGAGCGAACCGGGGGTGCACCAACTGGTCGAGTTCCTCGTCGAGCAGGGCATCCACGGGATCTTCGTGGCCGGCACCACCGGGGAGGCGCCCGCCCTCGACGACCTGCAGTGGCGTCGCCTGGTGCAGGCCGCCAGCAAGGCCCTGCGTGGTCGGGTTCCGCTTCTCGCGGGTGTCATCGCCCCCACCACGGCCCTGGCCGCGGCGCGGGCCCGCCAGGCGGCCGACCTGGGTGCAGACGTGGTGGTGGCCACCACGCCCTACTACTACCTGCCCACGCAGCGCGAGCTTCTGGGCCACTTCCAGGCCATCGCCCGGGCCACGCCGCTGCCGGTCCTGCTCTACAACATCCCCCAGAACACCAAAGTGCCCATCGGCCTGGCGGCTTGCCGGGAGCTGGCCGGCCTGGGGCAGATCGTGGGCTTGAAGGACTCCGCGGGAAACGTCACCGAGTTCCGCCAGGCCGTCACCGCGCTGCGTGCCGGTGGGCGCGACTTCCGCATGTTCCTGGGCACCGATCACCTGACGGATGTGGCGGTGCTGGTGGGGGCGCAGGGCACGGTGCCCTCGCTGGGCAATGTGGCCGGGCGGGAGTTGGTGGCGGCCTTCGAGGCGGCAGAGGCCGGCGACTGGGCGCGCAGCGCGCGCCACCAGGAGCGGGCAGCCGCCCTGGCCCGCATCTACGACGTGCGGGGGGAGATCCACCAGACGGGGATCATCGTCGGGCTGAAGTGCGCGCTGACCCTGCTGGGGATTCCCGCGGGCCCGCCGGCACCGCCCGCACTGCCGCCGACCGGCGAAGAGGTACGGCAAGTAGAAGCGATCCTTCGGGAGGGCGGGCTGCTCCCGTGA
- a CDS encoding ABC transporter ATP-binding protein — translation MNLSRQTILEVQNLSVRFGGFRAVSDLSFRVIQGEILGLVGPNGAGKTTTFNVISGFIRPSGGRVLFKGRDITGLPTPSLARIGIVRTFQQTRVFGHLTVEENVAIGCHLHEPGGLRRTLLGRGMDAHAAVGPRVEEVLAFTGLRDQRTRRGEELPYGDQRVLGIAIALAAAPELLMLDEPFSGMNPAEADSTMALIHRIRGRGVTVLLIDHHMNTLMRHCDRMVVMHHGEKLAEGPPATVRADPAVIATYLGGDGIL, via the coding sequence GTGAACCTAAGTCGTCAGACTATACTGGAGGTCCAGAACCTGAGCGTCCGCTTCGGCGGATTCCGTGCCGTAAGCGACCTGTCCTTCCGCGTCATCCAGGGAGAGATTCTTGGCCTGGTCGGCCCGAACGGCGCGGGCAAGACCACGACGTTCAATGTGATCAGCGGCTTTATCCGGCCGAGCGGAGGCCGAGTGCTGTTCAAGGGGCGTGACATCACCGGACTGCCGACTCCTTCCCTAGCCCGGATCGGCATTGTGCGTACGTTCCAGCAGACCAGGGTCTTCGGCCACCTTACCGTCGAGGAGAACGTGGCCATCGGCTGCCACCTCCACGAACCCGGCGGTCTCCGCCGCACGCTCTTGGGACGCGGAATGGATGCACACGCTGCGGTCGGTCCCCGCGTGGAGGAGGTGCTGGCCTTCACCGGACTGCGGGACCAGCGGACGCGCCGGGGTGAGGAGCTGCCCTATGGAGACCAGCGAGTGCTGGGGATCGCGATTGCGCTGGCAGCGGCGCCCGAACTCCTTATGCTAGACGAGCCTTTCTCCGGGATGAATCCCGCGGAGGCTGACAGCACGATGGCATTGATCCACCGCATCCGCGGGCGCGGCGTTACCGTGCTCCTCATTGACCACCACATGAACACGCTCATGAGGCACTGCGACCGGATGGTCGTAATGCACCACGGGGAGAAGCTGGCGGAAGGACCACCGGCGACGGTGCGCGCTGACCCTGCCGTAATCGCCACATACCTGGGCGGCGACGGCATCCTGTAG